A window from Aliamphritea hakodatensis encodes these proteins:
- a CDS encoding HEPN domain-containing protein encodes MCEYGLKEAIDENMPFIDELLQRSNVPIFYRFIRAAKIFVDEVVVDCNLESKDELLKSKAFVDGIVPLVNNWYRNKYGDLAGDIKDRSYSGIIIPYGHPVLVDIPATTSRVEVRNETAWLTFPDSLQETESMSDMVQTKSGLNSLSKKEMDKLSSEFEEVVYLTRSINLNIMAMTGFDQETSNMAKGIWSHFEKSIADILSFKTQQLSIGCWELHLAIEKALKVYLKQISGSRPFGHDLIKLCDRIREHDPSLDLSLVQLLPTDKRAIRLRYSELIINQSEVLHYYKIALLLVSKLTDKYTKKYKFNNASFLIKVSLLKG; translated from the coding sequence ATGTGTGAATACGGGCTAAAAGAAGCTATTGACGAGAATATGCCGTTTATTGATGAGCTTCTTCAGAGGTCAAATGTCCCCATATTTTATCGATTCATACGTGCCGCTAAAATTTTTGTAGATGAGGTTGTCGTTGATTGTAATCTTGAGAGCAAAGATGAGTTGTTAAAAAGTAAAGCTTTTGTTGATGGAATAGTTCCATTAGTAAATAACTGGTATCGCAATAAATATGGAGATTTAGCTGGGGATATTAAAGACCGATCTTATTCTGGAATAATTATTCCCTATGGTCATCCTGTATTAGTTGATATACCTGCTACTACAAGTAGGGTCGAAGTGCGTAATGAAACAGCATGGTTGACTTTTCCTGACAGTCTTCAGGAAACCGAATCAATGAGTGATATGGTTCAAACGAAAAGCGGATTGAATAGCCTATCTAAAAAAGAGATGGATAAGCTATCTTCTGAATTTGAAGAGGTTGTTTATCTAACTCGTTCTATAAATCTGAATATTATGGCGATGACCGGTTTTGACCAAGAAACGTCCAATATGGCAAAAGGTATATGGAGTCATTTTGAAAAGTCTATTGCAGACATTTTATCATTTAAAACTCAACAACTATCAATAGGTTGTTGGGAACTCCATTTAGCAATTGAGAAGGCTCTTAAAGTCTACTTAAAGCAAATTAGTGGTAGTAGGCCATTTGGACATGACTTGATTAAATTATGTGACAGAATTAGAGAGCATGATCCTTCTTTAGATCTTTCACTTGTTCAATTGCTACCGACTGACAAAAGGGCTATTAGACTACGGTATTCCGAGCTTATTATTAATCAGAGTGAGGTGCTGCATTACTATAAAATAGCGTTATTATTGGTGTCGAAGTTAACAGATAAATATACAAAAAAATATAAATTCAACAATGCATCCTTTTTAATAAAAGTGTCACTACTGAAAGGATAA